One genomic region from Synergistales bacterium encodes:
- a CDS encoding prolipoprotein diacylglyceryl transferase translates to MHPVIFTIGSIPVHTYYILWTAALSLAVLWTRRRAVLSYGYTMEEASSVLLWGLLGLYIGARAGGVWDHWEYFSAEPWKMLYVWEGGLGAVPAFFGAGFAAIWRIKRLGRGVSAFAEAASLPAAATVMVGRWGCFFNGCCYGVPTTSILGVHFPFDPQGLLRLPTQLFYSAGAGVLLLLLLLLERSRWYRGNPTGQAILWPLFMAGYGCNRLIIDHFRAEYYDLALSSGKVFGSISLAVGLLWLFASLYKRGRSAGRA, encoded by the coding sequence ATGCATCCCGTAATCTTTACTATCGGCTCCATTCCCGTACATACCTACTATATTCTGTGGACAGCGGCGCTCTCGCTGGCGGTTCTGTGGACCCGTCGGAGGGCGGTGCTGTCCTATGGGTACACTATGGAAGAGGCCTCCAGTGTCCTGCTCTGGGGGCTTCTGGGTCTCTACATCGGCGCACGCGCCGGCGGTGTCTGGGACCATTGGGAGTATTTCTCCGCAGAGCCCTGGAAGATGCTGTACGTCTGGGAGGGTGGCCTGGGAGCGGTGCCTGCCTTCTTCGGTGCCGGGTTCGCCGCAATCTGGCGGATCAAACGACTGGGACGGGGTGTCTCCGCCTTTGCCGAAGCGGCCAGTCTGCCTGCAGCGGCAACGGTCATGGTCGGCCGCTGGGGCTGTTTTTTCAACGGCTGTTGCTACGGTGTGCCCACAACCTCCATTCTCGGTGTCCACTTCCCCTTTGATCCCCAGGGGCTGCTGCGGCTCCCCACCCAGCTGTTCTATTCCGCCGGAGCCGGTGTGCTGCTTCTGCTCCTCCTCTTGCTTGAGCGGTCCCGGTGGTATCGGGGGAATCCAACGGGCCAGGCGATCCTCTGGCCGCTTTTTATGGCGGGCTATGGCTGCAACAGATTGATCATCGACCACTTTCGGGCCGAATACTACGATCTTGCCCTCTCCTCCGGCAAGGTCTTCGGCAGTATCTCGCTGGCTGTCGGCCTCCTCTGGCTCTTTGCGAGTCTCTACAAACGGGGGCGTAGCGCAGGTCGGGCCTAA
- the rpsO gene encoding 30S ribosomal protein S15 — translation MVIEKEKKQQLIEDYKRHGADTGSTEVQVAVLTERIRELTEHMKQHKKDYHSRRGLLKMVGKRRKLLRYLRERDFGRYKTLIQRLGLRH, via the coding sequence ATCGTGATTGAGAAGGAGAAGAAACAGCAGCTGATCGAGGATTACAAACGCCATGGAGCCGACACAGGCTCTACGGAGGTGCAGGTGGCCGTGCTGACGGAGCGCATCCGTGAGCTGACGGAGCATATGAAGCAGCACAAGAAGGACTATCATTCGCGCCGGGGTCTCCTCAAGATGGTGGGGAAACGCAGAAAGCTGCTTCGGTATCTCAGGGAGCGCGATTTCGGCCGCTACAAGACACTGATTCAGCGTCTCGGGCTCCGGCACTAG
- a CDS encoding glycine dehydrogenase subunit 2 yields LVDMDVQKERYYLDYDRPECIGADKDFYGALPVQLKAYAWIRALGAEGLKEVARIATLNNNYMFKAITAIPGAEAPYAEGELRMEQVRYGWEKLCEETGVTTEDVQNRMFDYGVHYWTSHEPWLIPEPFTIEPTESYSRDELDEFIAITRQIVQEAHDDPDLLKHAPHKSTIHHVDHDYLDEPEKWAVTWRVYMKKFRDYFEPRT; encoded by the coding sequence CTGGTGGACATGGATGTACAGAAAGAGCGGTACTACCTGGATTACGACCGTCCGGAGTGCATTGGCGCTGACAAGGACTTCTACGGCGCCCTTCCCGTCCAGCTCAAGGCCTATGCGTGGATACGGGCCCTCGGGGCGGAAGGACTCAAGGAGGTAGCCCGGATCGCCACGCTGAACAACAACTATATGTTCAAGGCGATCACCGCCATTCCCGGGGCGGAGGCACCCTACGCCGAAGGGGAGCTCCGGATGGAGCAGGTCCGCTACGGCTGGGAGAAGCTCTGCGAGGAGACCGGTGTCACCACCGAGGATGTGCAGAACCGGATGTTCGACTACGGGGTGCACTACTGGACCAGCCACGAACCCTGGCTGATCCCGGAACCCTTCACCATCGAACCCACCGAATCCTACTCCAGGGACGAACTGGACGAATTCATCGCCATCACCAGACAGATCGTTCAGGAGGCCCACGACGACCCGGATCTCCTCAAGCATGCGCCACACAAGAGCACCATCCACCATGTGGACCATGACTATCTGGATGAACCGGAGAAGTGGGCGGTTACCTGGCGGGTCTACATGAAGAAGTTCCGGGACTATTTCGAGCCCAGGACCTAG
- a CDS encoding MerR family transcriptional regulator: MSGWTMKEAAKTLGTSDSTVRRWAREWQEFVEEWQEEGTLMLTDASIDVLREIKRLRASQTSKEEIRRQLRERFTSVVTFDQQTQHVQARPMQNESPALYEAMQAQVTSVNRLADSMDDFARRLDKLQDQQETIRNLQARIALLEEERNHTRRLPLPTWIDRIRSIFRQTRILPECAKTKKHEE, translated from the coding sequence ATGTCAGGCTGGACAATGAAAGAAGCCGCCAAAACGCTTGGGACCTCCGATTCCACCGTTCGCAGGTGGGCTCGGGAATGGCAGGAATTTGTCGAAGAGTGGCAGGAAGAAGGCACCTTGATGCTCACTGACGCCTCCATCGACGTGCTGCGGGAAATCAAGCGCCTCCGCGCTTCGCAGACGTCCAAAGAGGAGATCCGCCGGCAACTCCGGGAACGCTTCACCAGCGTGGTCACCTTTGATCAGCAGACACAGCATGTTCAGGCCCGACCGATGCAGAACGAGTCACCCGCCCTCTATGAAGCGATGCAGGCACAGGTGACAAGCGTCAACCGCCTGGCCGACTCCATGGACGACTTTGCACGCAGGCTGGACAAGCTCCAGGACCAGCAGGAGACGATCCGCAATCTCCAGGCCCGCATCGCCCTTCTCGAGGAGGAACGCAACCACACCCGACGATTGCCTCTTCCGACATGGATCGACCGGATACGCTCGATCTTCCGCCAGACCAGAATTCTGCCGGAGTGTGCCAAAACCAAAAAGCACGAGGAGTGA
- the rpmH gene encoding 50S ribosomal protein L34: protein MKRTYQPHKTPRKRKMGFLARSRSASGRRILRNRRRRGRSKLAV, encoded by the coding sequence ATGAAACGGACGTACCAACCACACAAAACGCCACGCAAGCGGAAGATGGGCTTTCTTGCCCGCTCCAGAAGCGCAAGCGGCAGACGGATCCTCCGGAACAGGAGACGCAGGGGCCGTTCCAAGCTCGCTGTCTAG
- a CDS encoding DUF445 family protein, with the protein MNLPLRTPRERIDWIKWVAFYLLAGCVATGLWCDYLGFSWGRLLWFIAGSASIGLLTNVLAVKMIFHRISVGVGRYRCTLPGSGVIVNNREEILDTLSREVRERLLTPEALHATLQEEALFADLYPLVRKELRFFLLRRENLRIMIRALGRPVEEYLAGEEFRRVVREKVREIMERRVLFSLADRMNLVDPDEIAQLFSEAARERWCSYVRSEEGVREAQKQLAQIMSSTTLQEDDLIPLLQDRFERVVFRLLHRIDLGETAKRSLSGFSTGKLEAYLEVLSGRYLSWIELWGGVLGALVGFALWMAQQLLGGFS; encoded by the coding sequence ATGAATCTACCGCTTCGCACACCACGGGAACGTATAGACTGGATCAAATGGGTGGCCTTCTACCTGCTTGCAGGGTGTGTGGCCACGGGCCTCTGGTGCGACTACCTCGGGTTCTCCTGGGGCCGTCTCCTCTGGTTCATCGCCGGTTCCGCATCCATCGGGCTGCTGACCAATGTCCTCGCCGTCAAGATGATCTTCCACCGTATCTCCGTGGGGGTGGGGAGATACCGCTGCACCCTTCCGGGAAGCGGGGTGATCGTCAACAACAGGGAGGAGATCCTCGATACGCTGAGCCGGGAGGTGCGTGAACGCCTGCTCACCCCCGAGGCGCTCCACGCCACCCTCCAGGAAGAAGCGCTCTTTGCCGATCTCTATCCCCTGGTACGCAAGGAGCTTCGCTTTTTTCTTCTCCGGCGCGAGAATCTGCGGATCATGATCCGGGCCCTGGGCAGACCTGTGGAGGAGTACCTTGCCGGCGAGGAGTTCCGGCGGGTGGTGCGCGAGAAGGTGCGTGAGATCATGGAACGGAGGGTGCTCTTTTCCCTTGCAGACCGGATGAACCTGGTGGACCCCGACGAGATCGCCCAGCTCTTTTCGGAGGCGGCCAGGGAGCGCTGGTGCAGCTACGTGCGGAGCGAAGAGGGGGTCCGGGAGGCCCAGAAACAGCTTGCCCAGATCATGAGCTCCACAACGCTGCAGGAGGATGACCTGATCCCCCTTCTGCAGGACCGTTTTGAACGGGTGGTGTTCAGACTGCTGCACCGGATTGATCTGGGCGAGACGGCCAAGCGCTCGCTCAGCGGATTCTCCACCGGAAAACTGGAAGCCTACCTGGAGGTTCTTTCCGGCCGCTATCTGAGCTGGATCGAGCTGTGGGGCGGGGTGCTGGGGGCCCTGGTGGGGTTTGCCCTGTGGATGGCCCAGCAGCTGCTTGGAGGGTTCTCGTGA
- the rnpA gene encoding ribonuclease P protein component → MYRFPGSARLKKGWQFDYVFRHGSVLRGGQVRILYVRSPDDTTRYGTVVGKRVGKAVWRSRGKRMLRETARHLLPRTMQGYWIVLSLRRSGLRRKSSEIEHEVGLLLQKEALLTPCREEG, encoded by the coding sequence TTGTACCGCTTCCCCGGCTCGGCGCGGTTGAAAAAAGGCTGGCAGTTTGACTACGTCTTTCGGCACGGTTCGGTCCTCCGCGGTGGACAGGTTCGCATTCTGTACGTGAGATCGCCGGATGACACGACCAGGTACGGAACCGTAGTGGGGAAACGAGTTGGCAAGGCCGTGTGGAGGAGCCGGGGGAAGCGGATGCTGAGAGAAACGGCCCGACATCTGCTGCCCCGGACGATGCAGGGCTATTGGATTGTTCTGTCTCTGCGGCGCTCGGGATTACGGAGGAAAAGCAGCGAGATCGAACATGAGGTAGGGTTGCTCCTGCAGAAAGAGGCGCTGCTCACGCCATGCCGGGAAGAAGGATGA
- a CDS encoding DegQ family serine endoprotease: protein MQNKLFARCGMVLAVALLMVAAVTTAGNAADPFTGNPVVKIAEKASPAVVNIDTKTMVRRSPFPFGDDPFFRRFFGEQYKEFSKMVPMRGKGSGSIVTQDGYILTNNHVVADADTISVTLASGKEYKAELVGKDPTFDLAVIKVDAQGLPTIEMGDSKNVQVGEWVAAIGNPFGLEHTVTVGVISAKNRTINAGNLNFQGFLQTDAAINPGNSGGPLLDMEGNMVGINTAIVPNAQGIGFAIPVDMARQVMDDLMKYGKVKRGWLGVYIQPITDEIADAYGLEGTEGALVSDVVDGSPAAKAGIHRGDVITKVEDETISKPDDLVFAIRKHMAGDRVSLTIVRKGSTEKKDVQLEAIPGQKEETKAKMDLEKKLGIAVKPLTSALSDKYEIRNVEEGMVVISVESRSPARQIGLKEGDVILEVNGRSVENGDDWQRALSRVDDSVVLLVSREGRTFFVSLKL from the coding sequence ATGCAGAACAAACTCTTTGCTCGTTGTGGTATGGTGCTTGCCGTTGCGCTCTTGATGGTTGCCGCAGTGACCACCGCGGGGAATGCCGCCGATCCCTTCACCGGTAATCCTGTGGTCAAGATAGCGGAGAAGGCCTCACCCGCTGTGGTGAATATCGATACCAAGACCATGGTGCGGCGGAGTCCCTTTCCCTTTGGGGATGATCCCTTTTTCCGGCGCTTCTTTGGGGAGCAGTACAAGGAGTTCTCCAAGATGGTGCCCATGCGCGGGAAGGGGTCCGGCAGTATTGTAACCCAGGACGGGTACATCCTCACCAACAACCATGTGGTGGCCGATGCCGACACGATCAGCGTCACCCTCGCCTCCGGCAAGGAATACAAGGCGGAGCTTGTGGGCAAGGATCCCACCTTCGATCTCGCGGTGATCAAGGTTGACGCCCAGGGGCTTCCCACTATCGAGATGGGCGACTCGAAGAACGTCCAGGTCGGCGAATGGGTGGCGGCCATCGGCAATCCCTTCGGCCTGGAGCACACCGTGACGGTCGGGGTGATCTCGGCGAAAAACAGAACGATCAACGCCGGCAATCTCAACTTCCAGGGATTCCTCCAGACCGATGCAGCCATCAATCCCGGGAACAGCGGGGGACCGCTGCTGGACATGGAGGGCAATATGGTCGGCATCAACACGGCCATCGTACCCAATGCCCAGGGGATCGGCTTTGCCATTCCCGTTGACATGGCCAGGCAGGTAATGGACGATCTGATGAAGTACGGCAAGGTGAAACGCGGCTGGCTTGGTGTCTACATCCAGCCCATCACCGACGAGATCGCCGACGCCTATGGGCTTGAAGGCACCGAGGGCGCCCTGGTGAGTGATGTCGTCGACGGTTCCCCCGCAGCGAAGGCAGGCATCCACCGCGGCGACGTGATCACCAAGGTCGAGGATGAAACGATCAGCAAGCCCGATGACCTGGTGTTTGCGATCCGGAAACATATGGCCGGCGACCGTGTGTCGCTCACCATTGTCCGGAAGGGCTCCACCGAGAAGAAGGATGTGCAGCTGGAGGCCATTCCCGGCCAGAAAGAGGAAACCAAGGCGAAGATGGACCTCGAAAAGAAGCTGGGGATCGCCGTCAAGCCGCTGACGTCCGCTCTGAGCGACAAGTACGAGATCCGCAATGTCGAGGAAGGCATGGTGGTCATCTCGGTGGAGAGCCGTTCGCCCGCCCGGCAGATCGGCCTGAAGGAGGGCGACGTGATCCTGGAGGTCAACGGCCGCAGTGTCGAGAATGGCGACGACTGGCAGCGCGCCCTGTCCAGGGTCGACGATTCGGTGGTGCTTCTGGTCTCCAGAGAAGGGCGGACATTCTTCGTTTCGTTGAAGCTATAG
- a CDS encoding ATP-dependent DNA helicase, protein MTAMEKIFGQTGVLSRYFSGFEYRRQQQRFAEEVWDLLHGSEGCELLAAEAPTGVGKSFALLAPAMLWASEHQGRILFLTATITLQEQLVQKDIPTLNSVLELDLETALLKGRGRYLCLRRAEELKEGGLLSLRGDGGAAARTVLQWMEETETGDLEELPFPSGHPVYARIAAVSQGCLGNRCPLRRQCFVQAALRKAQSAQVVVANYHLFFSHIAVTGGTFPIPCDVLICDEAHRIGEAERSASKVAVSAEDATQLFKASPFSSARELLEARGLSMEEIRDGLSDAQSRSERLFGELGFLAGAERTFRESSERYLNQAEQIARPVEELRSMLSFLEEEMDEENPDSLLPLAIWRQEAGLFCRNLRWCLEVKAYPEWAYWWDGQRLNSAPVTPGEEIPEAMTAHPSQAIVAASATMAVNGSMSYWSRETGLRPDRELVLDSPFPLEEQMALWVLYLGVRTGDRDYDRRVATVVEYFVRKNEGRTLVLLGSYRLMNAVGEELLGAGFPYSILIQGQEPRSRLLERFRAEEQSVLVGTVSFREGVDVPGVCCNQVIIDRIPFSHPGEPTVEARNTLEGRGAFRNVTLPQAKLLLKQAVGRLIRSSTDTGRVLLLDDRAAERRDWKILESLPRVPVRRVKVRNSRKDGAEW, encoded by the coding sequence GTGACCGCTATGGAGAAGATCTTCGGGCAGACCGGCGTACTGAGCCGGTATTTCAGCGGCTTTGAATACCGGCGGCAGCAGCAGCGCTTCGCCGAGGAGGTGTGGGACCTGCTGCACGGCTCCGAGGGATGCGAGCTGCTTGCCGCGGAGGCTCCCACGGGGGTCGGCAAGAGCTTCGCCTTACTGGCGCCGGCCATGCTCTGGGCATCCGAACACCAGGGGCGGATCCTCTTTCTCACGGCTACCATCACCCTGCAGGAGCAGCTTGTGCAGAAGGATATCCCCACGCTGAACAGTGTACTGGAGCTGGACCTGGAGACGGCGCTGCTCAAGGGACGGGGCCGGTATCTCTGTCTGCGCCGGGCCGAGGAACTGAAGGAGGGAGGGCTTCTCTCTTTACGGGGCGATGGGGGCGCTGCGGCCCGCACGGTTCTGCAGTGGATGGAGGAGACGGAAACAGGCGACCTCGAGGAGCTCCCCTTTCCGTCCGGTCATCCCGTGTACGCCCGCATCGCGGCGGTTTCACAGGGCTGCCTCGGCAACCGCTGTCCCCTGCGGCGCCAATGCTTTGTGCAGGCGGCGCTGAGGAAGGCGCAGTCCGCCCAGGTTGTGGTGGCCAACTACCATCTCTTTTTCTCCCATATCGCTGTGACGGGGGGTACCTTCCCCATCCCCTGCGACGTACTGATCTGCGATGAGGCCCACCGTATCGGCGAGGCGGAACGCTCTGCTTCCAAGGTGGCTGTCTCCGCCGAGGATGCGACACAGCTGTTCAAGGCCTCCCCCTTTTCGTCGGCACGGGAGCTGCTGGAGGCGCGGGGCCTTTCGATGGAGGAGATCAGAGACGGGCTCTCCGATGCCCAGAGCCGCTCGGAGCGGCTCTTTGGAGAGCTGGGCTTTCTCGCGGGAGCGGAACGAACCTTCAGGGAGAGCAGTGAGCGCTATCTCAACCAGGCGGAGCAGATCGCCCGACCGGTGGAGGAGCTGCGTTCCATGCTCTCCTTCCTGGAGGAGGAGATGGACGAGGAGAACCCCGACAGCCTGCTCCCGCTGGCGATCTGGCGACAGGAGGCCGGGCTGTTCTGCCGCAATCTCAGGTGGTGCCTCGAGGTGAAGGCCTATCCCGAATGGGCCTACTGGTGGGACGGACAGCGGCTGAACAGCGCTCCCGTCACGCCCGGCGAGGAGATTCCCGAAGCCATGACGGCCCACCCATCGCAGGCGATCGTGGCCGCTTCGGCGACCATGGCCGTCAACGGTTCGATGTCTTACTGGTCCCGGGAGACCGGCCTCCGGCCCGACAGGGAACTGGTTCTGGACTCGCCTTTCCCGCTGGAAGAGCAGATGGCCCTGTGGGTACTCTACCTTGGGGTACGAACGGGAGACAGGGACTACGACCGCCGCGTAGCGACGGTGGTCGAGTATTTTGTCAGGAAGAACGAAGGGCGCACCCTTGTTCTGCTCGGTTCCTACAGGCTGATGAATGCCGTAGGGGAGGAACTGCTCGGCGCGGGGTTCCCCTACAGCATCCTGATCCAGGGCCAGGAACCCCGCAGCAGATTGCTGGAGCGCTTCCGGGCCGAAGAGCAGTCTGTCCTGGTCGGGACCGTGTCCTTCCGGGAAGGTGTCGACGTGCCCGGGGTGTGCTGCAATCAGGTGATCATCGACAGGATTCCCTTCTCCCATCCCGGCGAACCGACCGTGGAAGCCCGGAATACGCTGGAAGGAAGAGGCGCATTCCGCAACGTCACGCTTCCGCAGGCGAAGCTCCTGCTGAAACAGGCGGTGGGGCGACTCATCAGAAGCTCCACCGACACGGGAAGGGTGCTGCTGCTGGATGACAGGGCCGCAGAGCGCAGAGACTGGAAGATCCTGGAGAGCCTCCCCCGGGTTCCCGTACGCCGGGTCAAGGTCCGCAACTCCAGGAAAGATGGAGCGGAGTGGTAG
- a CDS encoding ATP-NAD kinase family protein, protein MAAVTVGLIVNPVAGMGGRVGLKGTDGATVLQRARALGADPEAPAKARRTLQALADGGAEIHLCTAPGLMGEEEARQCDLPCEVCGPSSGSETTREDTLAAARAMEERGVDLLLFAGGDGTARDIYEALGLSLPVLGIPSGVKIHSAVFATTPERAGELAGRFAEKRIALRSLEVMDIDEEAFRKGEVRARLYGYLRVPYERRFVQGLKAGSSPSEEGSQAQIASFVTEELERERLYLVGSGTTPRAIMRQLGLSDTLLGVDAVRSEGLVGSDLNEQGILSILEGEGASLIVTPVGGQGYLFGRGNQQLSPAVLRRVTKRNILVVATPGKLHALAGRPLLVDTGERSLDEALSGYIRVITGYRETTMYPVSPG, encoded by the coding sequence ATGGCAGCGGTGACAGTGGGCCTGATCGTCAATCCGGTGGCCGGTATGGGTGGACGCGTGGGACTGAAAGGCACCGACGGTGCGACGGTGCTGCAGCGGGCCCGCGCGCTCGGAGCCGATCCGGAGGCCCCCGCGAAGGCCCGGCGTACACTGCAGGCCCTTGCCGACGGGGGCGCTGAGATCCATCTGTGTACGGCTCCCGGGCTCATGGGTGAGGAGGAAGCCCGCCAGTGTGATCTCCCCTGCGAGGTCTGCGGCCCCTCTTCGGGATCCGAAACCACCCGTGAGGACACGCTGGCGGCGGCAAGGGCCATGGAAGAGCGCGGTGTGGATCTGCTCCTCTTTGCCGGGGGGGACGGCACCGCCCGCGATATCTACGAAGCCCTGGGGCTGAGCCTACCGGTTCTGGGGATTCCCTCGGGTGTCAAGATCCACTCCGCAGTCTTTGCCACCACCCCGGAGCGTGCCGGGGAACTGGCGGGGCGGTTTGCGGAAAAACGCATCGCCCTCCGGTCTCTGGAAGTGATGGATATCGACGAGGAGGCCTTCCGGAAAGGGGAGGTGCGAGCCAGGCTCTATGGCTATCTGCGGGTCCCCTACGAACGGCGTTTCGTACAGGGACTGAAGGCCGGGAGCAGTCCCTCCGAGGAGGGTTCACAGGCGCAGATCGCCTCCTTCGTGACAGAGGAGCTGGAGCGGGAACGGCTCTACCTGGTCGGTTCCGGCACGACGCCCCGGGCGATCATGAGGCAGCTGGGGCTTTCCGACACCCTTCTCGGTGTGGATGCCGTCCGCTCCGAAGGACTGGTCGGCAGCGATCTGAATGAGCAGGGGATCCTCTCGATCCTGGAAGGAGAGGGCGCGTCGCTGATCGTTACCCCCGTAGGCGGCCAGGGCTACCTCTTCGGACGGGGGAACCAGCAGCTGAGCCCGGCCGTACTCCGCCGCGTGACCAAAAGGAACATACTGGTGGTCGCCACACCTGGAAAGCTGCACGCTCTGGCGGGGAGACCGCTGCTTGTCGATACGGGAGAGCGGTCGCTGGATGAAGCGCTCTCCGGATACATCAGGGTGATAACGGGCTATCGGGAGACCACGATGTACCCGGTGAGCCCCGGGTAG
- the yidD gene encoding membrane protein insertion efficiency factor YidD, with product MPESRSLPVKTATCCIRAYQLCLSPLLGKHCRFFPSCSVYTLEAIERFGVLRGGLLGVGRLLRCGPWHPGGVDPVPESFSFWRVLHSSCESVRCNRDDRRPIT from the coding sequence ATGCCTGAGTCCCGTTCCCTGCCGGTGAAAACGGCCACATGCTGTATACGAGCATACCAGTTGTGTCTTTCCCCCTTACTCGGGAAGCACTGCCGTTTTTTCCCATCCTGCTCAGTGTATACCCTTGAAGCCATCGAACGATTTGGTGTATTGAGGGGAGGGCTCCTCGGTGTAGGACGACTTCTTCGATGCGGTCCATGGCATCCCGGAGGGGTTGATCCGGTCCCGGAGTCCTTTTCTTTTTGGCGTGTCCTCCATAGTTCATGCGAGTCAGTGCGTTGCAACAGAGACGATAGAAGGCCAATAACTTGA
- a CDS encoding Jag N-terminal domain-containing protein — MPEYGYEDESVVVEASNEEEALAAALRQTGLAPGEMNIELLEEGRKFLGILGGKNTYQAVPVAEPHVRKAKTLLGEFLEHMGLIHVVPQYSEGRTLTLTGEDTEPLLQEYGEGLRSLEYLLNIMLRNREPGPWVRLECEGYRECRTAKLEQLAESAAERAVGRRRPASLEPMTSWERRVVHLALRERTDIETRSSGEGSERRVVVWPKKNNGPAGSRSRRRR; from the coding sequence ATGCCGGAATACGGGTACGAAGATGAGAGTGTCGTTGTCGAAGCCTCCAATGAGGAAGAGGCGCTTGCCGCGGCACTGCGCCAGACCGGTCTCGCCCCTGGAGAGATGAATATTGAGCTCCTGGAAGAAGGCAGGAAGTTTCTCGGCATTCTGGGAGGGAAGAACACCTATCAGGCGGTTCCGGTGGCCGAACCACATGTCCGGAAGGCGAAGACGCTCCTCGGCGAATTCCTGGAGCATATGGGCCTGATCCATGTGGTTCCCCAGTACAGTGAAGGGAGAACGCTCACCCTTACCGGGGAAGATACGGAGCCGCTGCTGCAGGAGTACGGTGAGGGCCTTCGTTCCCTCGAATATCTACTCAACATCATGCTGCGGAACAGAGAGCCCGGTCCCTGGGTGCGGCTGGAGTGCGAAGGCTACCGGGAATGCCGGACAGCCAAGCTGGAACAGCTCGCCGAGAGTGCCGCCGAGCGGGCCGTCGGTCGACGCCGACCGGCCTCCCTGGAGCCCATGACCAGCTGGGAGCGCCGTGTGGTCCATCTTGCGCTCAGGGAGAGAACGGACATCGAAACCCGTTCCTCCGGAGAGGGTTCCGAGAGGCGTGTCGTGGTGTGGCCAAAAAAGAACAACGGCCCGGCCGGCTCTCGCTCCCGCAGGAGACGGTAA
- a CDS encoding YidC/Oxa1 family membrane protein insertase: MVALWNAGSDFLLAVLEFFKNFSGSYGVAIILLTICVRILLHPLTHKQMVSMQKMQKLQPRIKMLQEKYKNDKEKMNKEMMSLYRENKVNPAAGCLPLLVQLPILILLFRVLINLDLQGAALLGVNLDKSVYTAVGHAVGLAGETIGFGAVLSGVAANPLGLLQFNLYGGNVVLIIVIGFLTWYQQQMSATANPQMAFMNWFMPLFLVFICLGLPGGVLLYWGVSSFMGVAQQWWIKRKTQEEMMEENKPTLHKEKPVKTSEE; the protein is encoded by the coding sequence ATGGTTGCGTTGTGGAATGCCGGTAGCGATTTTCTGCTGGCTGTATTGGAGTTTTTTAAGAATTTTTCGGGTTCCTATGGTGTTGCAATAATTCTTTTGACCATCTGTGTGCGGATTCTTTTGCATCCCTTGACGCATAAGCAGATGGTCAGTATGCAGAAGATGCAGAAACTCCAGCCCCGTATCAAGATGCTTCAGGAGAAGTACAAGAACGATAAGGAGAAGATGAACAAGGAGATGATGTCGCTGTACCGGGAGAACAAGGTGAACCCTGCGGCGGGTTGCCTTCCCCTTCTCGTGCAGCTGCCCATTCTGATTCTCCTGTTCCGGGTGCTCATCAACCTCGATCTGCAGGGCGCGGCCCTGCTTGGGGTGAATCTGGACAAATCGGTCTACACCGCCGTGGGGCACGCGGTGGGCCTTGCCGGCGAGACCATCGGTTTCGGTGCCGTCCTGTCGGGGGTCGCGGCCAATCCGCTGGGATTGCTGCAGTTCAACCTCTACGGCGGGAATGTGGTTCTCATCATCGTTATCGGGTTCCTGACCTGGTACCAGCAGCAGATGAGCGCCACCGCCAATCCTCAGATGGCCTTCATGAACTGGTTTATGCCGCTCTTCCTTGTGTTTATCTGCCTCGGTTTGCCCGGTGGTGTCCTGCTCTATTGGGGAGTATCATCCTTTATGGGGGTCGCGCAGCAGTGGTGGATCAAACGGAAGACCCAGGAGGAGATGATGGAAGAAAACAAGCCGACGCTCCACAAGGAAAAGCCTGTCAAAACGAGCGAGGAATAG